The genomic interval ctgtcgacaccttctattgtgtagtttgctttgaaaattgcattggagcctagaatgggagcaaagctgcaagtccttgactgctgtcttgtaatgctaaacccagggtgtacaccttgcaatggtacctgctgtatctgaagtgcaatgggcacctttgtggctggggagctgcgtgggcccaaaggacgcagggctggcggccgtgagcagctgaagatgaggcagcgtggggccagggggcccagaaggccaagggcacggtggctgtgccagcagcagtggggcagcaggagcagggcagggagcgtggcctgtgctgggcagcgctgtggccacagctggagtgctgtgtgcagctgtgggccctgggaagcagaaagtcatggaggggctgcagcacagtgggcacagagggacaggggagctgggcaaggggtgcagcacaaggccagggaggaggtgctgagggagctttagcctggacaatgggggctcatgagggaccttcaggcagactgccattgatccctgccttggatccatagagccaatgctcagcacgagggctgtttccctgccaaacatcccttcactgcagccaagtgctttagacactggagtgggtaacactttcatattttatttgcttatttgtttgtttgtttgctagaaggagaagccttgggtaatttctccttctccagtgaGCAAGGGatctttttctcaatctttcctgcccttttccagcactggcagaaacacatcactttcaggttaacggctcctgtgtcttttggcagcccagggaatcagtgtgtgttgtgtttgggaattgagcaggaaatcaatgcccttgcattccagctggtgctcagagattagaggagctgggaggggctgggctgcatttctgattccagccactttagccccatcagtgttgtcaagtccaagagaagaacttgcccgagcacagatgcacaaagagtgcagttcccagtgcaatgctctgggtctggttgcattccatagggaccgacatgctccagattccccaagagtgtgggttactgaagcaacaggagagcaagttcaggatggcagctgatcggggcactgctaccgagtgctgatgtgtgtagtgacagaaaggatagtattgattcatggtgacccccccgtggggaataatgtgctttgactctgatttagaaggttaaacaaatgctttcttaagctatgttgtATTACACTAGCACTATATTAAAACTCTACTATAgacatactatactaaaaagctgctaaagaaaaactcgtgactgtctccagacagtcacaacacagtaaacaatcactataacactttcagtaaacaatcactataacacattctacgtgtattaaacaacaagaacagcaagtataataataattgtttcctcttcttctctaagtttctcattaccttcccttaaaaaacacctaggagagagaattatatctctctctgttcaaagaatttaaataccacagcacagtaaaaaaaaatttaaaagtgagatctgtctatctgtctatttgaatcttcctggctctgctccaaagcagtgtaagatgcaaagctcacctaaaggtatcccttcaggagaggagttccactgactgatcctgagcaggcagagatgtttccccctccagagatggttgtttttctcctcatgttttcctgcttcagccttttctgacctgaagccttcatttgtcctttaaatttttgcatgtcctaagggaactatcccatgctgtagctggggtctggtgactttgctcatacacgcattacatgacacatggtttccttcactggcatccccagggctgtgtgagtgcattcattaatggggccctatgagaaactctgttattgctggtcagaattctccattgacaaaagagggagaagaaacaccttggtcttcctccatatactgagatggccatagaggttctctgacttccatcagagatctttgcaggcatccttatctcctgaatgacccggttttctaacaagagtgtggatgtcaggaaggaggaatgctggtgcaggcctgaagagaaggtgaactccagaagtgtctctcacaaggagtgagctcacccaggaagcccctgcagagccaggatggagctgtgggacagggtggggagtcagtcactactgaaagacaaacaggacacagcagaagcagagggaggccctcaccagacccttgagaaatgccaccccttccctgtcagctgcctgagaggctgctggagcttcagtccccaatggcccctgattgtagggccagggtcactttggaacctgtgcctcccctcgggcagagaatgacccaggagagcagcagcacagtgctttgggaacgtgtgagcccagcagtctgtgagtcttggcccacaaagggcgtatgggaagttgaaacccatcttctcttgctttctgtgcaggtgcttctagagaaagagcaggagcacactgcctcatctgagctgccatgccagactcagggagaactgttcccagcccgagagcaggaagagcagctcaggcagcaggtggaagagccacaggagaatggccaggtgagcctgactggccagggcacagagggaagggcagggagaggggcataaaccacagctcttgggactgaggaggccagaagtcccacaggcaatggaagcacagagccttgcaatctgcagagatcagccctgggacaggaggtttgcaatggaggcagatgtggggagggaagcagaaagaaggggctgaataaatgtgattttgaggctgcaagaggaaaaaagctgagcctgatggcagctctcagtcccttgctctccttttgtgtgtacagaacatcaaggcagagccacaagcagagctgcccaaagctcagagtgacatcatggcagtgaagagaaagaacaaggaagacatgggaagaattcaagaggagaatctccatcagcagaagggcgatcatcaaaaccaggtgaatgaaagagtggcagccactccactcatgaaatgtcctctcttttgtttattagagaacatgaagaaacagctggatgcagagcttcagacagctcacagtatgatcaaggcaaggcataagcagctggaggaagaaatgaaaatcatcagagagaaacttaattgcttccgtcagtctctgcaaaaccaagtgagtgaaagagggatgcagccactgcagtcaccaatctggtggtttctgcccttcttgcctttccagtgcagagcagcagggagtggggccatgcctctgagtgccatgctgctgtagtgtgtgtatcacagtcactctgaaggacatttcccggtgtgctgaatctcaacatctgccctggacagtgaaacttgtcctttggccttttggccagcagtcatcccaattgattcctgctggcctgttcctgctctccttttttcttgaggtgtttttacagtggaacttggtgacccagatggaggattgaaacaagctgttgtatcccctgtcaaactgttctttgcctttcctcacagtcgatgactcctggctgacagggacaagctgtagtgtctgactgctttgttctgtttgacttgaggtgcaagtgttgacatctcaccgggcagcctgcgaagacttgcagggaatgtgtggcaatgaagaaccccaagttaggagtgaggcacaggaacagtgcccaccagaaatgctccaggtccagcacatcatgggctctgaacctgctgctgcagcagcatcacctcgaggaagcccttctgtgaaacctgggaactcaggctcgggcacatcccgggaacaggagattgaggaggagtacctggagctgctgggtacgtctggggtgtttcttatctgagggacagtgtgttgtgtgcaggtgtcagcagagctgtacccaatgctcctcctgagctcggtgtcacagggccatttaggactccccagaggcagtgctgtgctccgaggcagcgagagagctctgggtgttcctgctgcctctgagggcacctgggactggcttgggtttgcctgagcttccctctctgctaaaggctgaagcagggatttttcttggatcagcagaaggctgtgacctagtaaatgatctaggcaagtcctgtgtgctagtggccaaactgaacagaatttttagcttcctaaattctccttagactcttgatttgcaaccagtcatcacagcaaaaaaacttcacagaaatggactgactttggagttttgtctttttggttggggattttttttggggggttggggtgggattgcttttctgttgttcatttttggtgggggttttttgttgtgtttttctccatcttgaaggagcccttctaccccacgttttactgatgtcatttttatgactgttactgttaccactactacatctgcagtttattttcatgagaatgctatatttttgtcaataagagaatgctatctttgtgtcaataagaactactttgaaagaacatcaggttacaggacaaatagagagcacaaggtattttccatgtgccaccaaagaaaaaacagagactttgataacaaactttatttaatcttctagttttatgcttatcaagatgtgtccaggagacacatccaagtggcgtgatcagataaaactgtactgcaggcatttctcaggagagagcctccagcccagccatggtatatccctcagatccatggcacttttccatacctgattcccactctttcccatgactgttagaatcctacccattggcccaggccctgctcagatcagtctctaggaaaacacatcaagccctttgtgattctgcagcacaacccaatgaatctgcttcttgcccgtaacagctgccagtgctgtgctctcagatgagagacctggtggggctgagaccagagcccagtggattctgtgtctgccatcacctgttgggacaaaaagggcactgatctgtgcctcggtgtggctgatctcaaagcccatcctgttgtgtcctgaatgggggtaacagcttgtctggggctcaggctcactctggcttcttcccatcagtgcctgtcagtgctcacgcttgggctttgccagccttgttgtggtcgctgccctgtccctgagggctggagggactgcagaggctggagccttccttagctgggagaggggcatctttgagctcagcctgctcacaaacaggtcagggtcctgatgccgaaagccccgtcaggatcggttacagcttgaactgctctggtttacaaatgggaaggcattcctttggcaaactgctgaaaggtgaggaagatgtcctcctctcctgggattgtatgtccctgtgctttgtttcctgtcaagagaactcttcaaaagactgtacaaatcagtctctgtgctggccacctgtgctgcagggctgtctgcctggttgtggttgttgttacccagccgaccacaaagggctcagagctccaggcgctggggctgccttttgtatctcctggaagctgggatctctgctttaaagtcagcatcttgcattttgtttccctcagggagaatggtgaacaccactgaaaatcccctgatgaaatacacgcatctgaattatattggcagcgggtgagtccaacagcagttactcctgcacaacgatgggccaggtgtttttggggtggaatgtctatccagcatgaagtcaggacagctgcaaagatgatcacacactggggatagatcgtcccatctctcaatgctgctcagaatttgtgagtgggctcagaaggcattgtcagagatgccttgctaccgaggccttgcctgcatcaaggaacaggacctggaaggtctccttgtctctcaagtgtgggacagctctgtgttaatttctttagcattttttgtgtgtctcaaaatcatactggcacactaatgaaaagagaagaaacttgcctgccggaaagagcaacctatgccctatcaaagctgtgagataacagttgccaggaacaattctttcccctggtttgaagagggaaacactctgtggtcaggataggaaccacactgtttagacagtgaaacccaagaggaaagacttgactccctttagaaattggaccccagtgcttcaggaacaggcccagtgcccatgcacttgagaggaaaatgcatcatctcccttctggcagagccctcctgcatcctgcaggttttgacacttccagcagagatctcctgtgtgggctggctttcactgcaagatctaaagagcttctgctttctctgcttctgtttttttttctaggacttttggagatgtttacagagcactcgacagtgccacaggaggagaggtaaatgtcaccagcccctgcaggctctgctgcactcgagggctttcccctctggtgtgagctgtggctggagctttgggcagagctgtgctgaaaaggcacaagaagcacagactggtgccagcccacagaacacatttgggactttgtcctcctcagctgccggaaggaaggcacggagggcagcggttcctttcagagaaggacgcactcactcgctctccattgctaaaacaaaggtggtgcctgcgagcacctcactgctctttggggctacagcttcagagtcctgaattctcgtttctggctgccagcaaatccatctgaaagttactggtagttccttagccacctgcagtgctgcacttgggaactgcacatagggagagatctgcaaggcgtccttgaaagccctaagccctgcccatatcacaagatttatccacagagtattaaggcatggattccttcttctgagtcccaaacaaagcagcagagagtgtggtcagaggtttgtgggtgataactgagacaccgttgttaccaagtggtcaaggcaaaatgtcagtggccccacgtatcctgtaactggctcccaagggagcagagaaatgggctgttggaatgtcagttcctgattactgcagtgcctaatcacaaggcagtttggcacagctcagctgtgtcattgcaaaatcacttgctccacATGCCTTGTgatctcgtgccaccaacccctcaagttactgattttcaatgtcattttaggtggcaataaaaaaaataaatcttcaaggagtgaggaggaaggagctaacctttaatgaaataatgatcatgaagaagtataggagtcccaatgttgtgaattatttagacaggtgagaggtcatggtcttatcccatggatgtgtgtttacataaagcaaacatgagaggttaaaaacccactttggtcagtggcagcaagtaaagctgttaatttatatttattcatatttctctactcatctccaatggatgagaagagagtgcatcttgtctgcatgagtcttccctggcacacctagtttgataattactccaaaattattcaaaacctggatcagctgtatcttcctaactcaatagcctcaaagatcactgcctccacatttatgtgggattgattttttaaagtttcttaagtgcagataacccatcctaaagtggatttcccttggattgttgcccctctttgccattgctatgcatgccaggaaaactaggtgcttatttccagaaacaccatgcctggcatgttttatatctgggctctttccaaactgcacttttcatttgctgcccatctaagacatctcctttttcacagatgtgtctttctctatgagactgcacagattgcgaataatgcacagccaagagggaatgtctattcctttgattctgtccttgtcacaaaggcatctggaaataagaaacctggaagcaaaaaatcaacgtagccatgcatgttcatcttcacccccttgtttccttctttcagctaccttctgggcgaggaactcttgctggttatagagtacatggatggaggtgtcctgagcgacatcgtcagccagacctgcctgtctgaagatgagatggcagccatcagtcgggaggtcagcaatcccagctgtgtttccaaggccttgggcaggattgtctgggaaacaggggctcagaacaggagaggtttcctgtgccgagctttgtttctgtgttgctggtatgctatgggcaagtaaaagcatctcaagtgaaaggcctgccagtgcccctgcactccctgtactcagtgccagtactcttatctcctgctgttgtattctcgctctgtctcttgtatttgtagttgctgttctccaccttgcctctctaaatgtttgcctggagtctgtcttcactgcattccttgcctgtaaaagcaaaggtgctggtggcaggatttgaaacaaacagcaaagaaagaagagagagactcgtttctctcaatgctcagctaaaaaggataggagtgcagccagaatgctctttgcttctgagcacatgcgctgcagcaggagtcatcctggctggttggcaggggacagcctacaacagcaggtgctgttgctctttcaaaagctgacgtgcctttcctcagaaaggtcctgctctgcaagtgttggagcagcaagctcttcctctcagtggccatgactgttctgccattactccccattcccctggagagggaatcttttagattctttgtttcctttcttgtgtgatgaaatcacatcactcatttttgcccttctgtttcttctgtttctgttttctcgctcagtgcctgcaaggactggattttcttcatgcaaacaatgtgatccatcgagacgtgaagagtgacaacatccttctcagaacggacggttctgtcaaactgggtcagtatattcttggtcaggtgcagctttccagggatgtgggtgtggggcttcttggcgtgactgccagctccccaaaaatggtgctggtggcagtgcagggacccctgctgcaagctgagggcacagttgcaacgtgcacagaggtagaaggagccacaagcagtcaagagtggccttgctctgtgtgggtcccttccagagggagggagttacaagtctaaagtttccaaagaacaaaagccactgctagaggcagtgtaaaacatggggggatttttaaagtcgccaatgccaggagattcaacagagcaatttcaaacttctactggggaattatttttcttgctttgctaattgcacagaattcaaataaaaccagtattttgttttctcctcagctgattttggcctcgctactcagctcacccctgagcagagcagacggtgctcggtaaccgggactccttggtggatggcgcctgaagtggtgacaggtcaaccatatggccccaaagtggacatatggtcttttggaattgtgggaattgaaatgatagaacaagaacctccttacttgggcgaaagttctggcacggtaaggagcaaatactcactgatcccactgtctttctcacctgtcccatgtcctgtgtgccactggacaaaatcccattgccatctgctggaactacttccaccaaggtcccctcctacaaatgtccctgcaacacatcagcatctgctgtacttttggttgcatcagtgggggaactcaagccttatcacatgcaaacaaactccaaacaaactccattctcactcaacactttcctttgggttaagtggttccagttcttttgtctgtgtagatggccttaataacagggaaaaagcatcttaaaagtgttgttatctttccagaaatgaaggaaggaaacccaaacccaacaaagtttctaaaactgtggtctttagagaggaacctaaccctgtgtgcagtttcttctcactggaaaacatgggcatgagggtgtaatgcacagagtctcttctgcttcttgtgcagtgctgctgaaacactcagtgaccgtgtttctctcctagcccaagcaacattctgcacgtcaccaaggcagagcctggtgatgtggagagcctgccaaaacc from Melospiza melodia melodia isolate bMelMel2 chromosome 7, bMelMel2.pri, whole genome shotgun sequence carries:
- the LOC134420494 gene encoding serine/threonine-protein kinase PAK 1-like, whose amino-acid sequence is MKSHHSFLPFCFFCFCFLAQCLQGLDFLHANNVIHRDVKSDNILLRTDGSVKLADFGLATQLTPEQSRRCSVTGTPWWMAPEVVTGQPYGPKVDIWSFGIVGIEMIEQEPPYLGESSGTATYLIATVGTPQLRQPKLLSALLRDFLSCCLQTDEEQRWSAKELLQHPFVTSAKPPFILAQVINSVKKTNNPNPKL